The region TGGGGTTCTGTCTGGGAATCCCCCTCTACGTCATGGGGGGGGGCCCAGGGAATTGCCCCCCTACGTCACAGGGCCGGGGGGGATTCTCCGCCCCCGCCCGGGTCCCCCACTCACCATCTCCAGCCCGCCGCCGCCGCGCACGCCGCGATCAGCTGACCGACCGCCCCGCCCCTTCTTATGCCCGCCCCGCCCTGCGCCCATTGGCCCGCGGGGCTGCCCGTCCAGCCATCCTGCCCTGCCATTGGCCCGCCCAgggacctgcccccccccacgcgCCCGTTGGCCCCCCCGCGCCCCGTTCGCCAGCCTGCGCTGCTATTGGCCCGCCCTGGGGCCCGCCCCCCCGCGCGCCCGTTGGCCCCCGCGCTGCCCGTCCCGCCAGCCTGCGCTGCCATTGGCCCGTTCTGTGgcccgcccccctgcgcgcccgtTGGCCCCCGCGCTGCCCGTCCCGCCAGCCTGCGCTGCCATTGGCCCGTCCTGTGgcccgcccccctgcgcgcccgtTGGCCCCCGCGCTGCCCGTCCCGCCAACCTGCGCTGCCATTGGCCCGCCTTGGTACCCACCCACCCATCGCTCCGGCGGCTATGATTGGTCCGCGGTGCTGCCCGTCCGCCGACATGCgcatgtggcggggggaggggatgggcagggccagagcaatTTCCGTGGGCGGGGGCTATAGCCAGTGGGCGGGGCCCGCTCAGGGGCGGAAGTAACGGACGGGGGGCGGAGCCTCGTGCGGGCACGGCCAGTTCAAGGGGCGGGGCCAGTTCAAGGGGCGGGGCCAGTTCACTCAGGGGGCGGGGCTAGTTGGGGGCGGGGCTTCATtcagggggcggggccagggtcACCTTGaggaacccccacccccgccatggGAGAGGGTGTCCAGGGttcacctctgccccaggctcatGTGAGGGGAGCCTAGAGGAAAGCAGAGGCCCCCCCCAAAACAGGGCTTAGGGGGCACACTAGGTGGCTGGAGGTTGCCCCTGCAGGAGCCCCCCAGCAACACAGCAGTTTGAGGGTTCCCCATAGAGGTCCCCCCTTTagtccccccactcccctgcagcaaggtgggccccccccccccaaaagggggTACAAAGGGAAGCTGGTGGGGCTGCCCTTCAGCTGGGCAGGGCTTTgtggaaacccccccccccaaggcatctccccctgccccacacaggacCAGACAGCACAGACCAGCTGCGGTTTACCACTTTATTCCCCGCTAGGGGTCAACGCCCCCCCGGTGCAGCCAGGGCAGATGGGCCCggaccagcagcaggcagcccaggatGGTCAGGGCGGCCGCCAGCGCCACGCCCAGCCCCACATAGAccagggtggtgagccagaaggCGAAGAGGTAGAGCGGCCGGGCGCAGAACCGGGGCTGGCCCGGGTGGCCGTAGTCCGGAGGGTAGATGGAGTAGACCCACACGTTGCCTGCGGGGAGGAGAGTGCCAGTCAGCGGCGCAGGGGCGTGCCAGGCCTGGCACAGCCGGGTGCCAGTCTCAGCTCCCCGCTTCCTGGTGGGAACAGCCTGGCATGGGACTAGGGGGAGCCCAagggggggcagccagggccccGGTGCGCAGCAGGAGCCTGGCAAGTggccaggggagctgctgggggcctgAGTGGCCCAACAGTGGGGCAGGGAAAACccagcagaggggcagccatgggggCAGTAGTGAATGGGGAAACAGGGCCGGGATGCCCAGCAGGAGCCACGCGGGCAGCTGGGaggcgaggggcagggggagccagcaggagccagggggcTAACCCAGCAGTGAACCAGGGGGCCAGCtgggaggtgaggggcagggggagcccagcagaggggcagccagggggccaGTAGCaaatggggcagccagggccaggatgcCCAGCAAGCAGAGGGGgtgcccagcaggagcagggcagcaaccgACAGGGgcccggggggcagcaggagtcagggggcaggcagggcagccgtGGGGCAGCCAGGCGGAGGGGGCACTCACCGGCGATGAACCAGgcgaagaggaagaggaggacggtCCCCCGGCAGCCGAGGGCGCCCAGGCTGAGCTGGGCGCCCTCCTCACAGGGTAAGCAGCTGaggaccagcagcaggaggagcaccgcgccctccaccagcaggtaatggggcagtaggggctggcaggggcactgGCCCAGGTACAGGGCGCCTGGTGGGGACAAGAAGAGAGGGGTCAGGTTCGGGGCACcccacagcagggtggggggagctgggggtcacTGACCCCACCCAGACACTCACCTATTACGATGCTGGCGACGGGCAAGGCGCAGAACAGGATTTTGGCCAGCACTGGAGGGGAGAGAGCAGCGGGTAAGGGGCAGGTGAGGGGTGcgacccccaggcctccccctcctgccccacacgtaCCGCTCAGCGCCGGGTGGACAGGTGCCTCCTGGATGCCGGGCAGCAGCGGGGCCCGGACGCCAGTGGGGTCCTCAGCCATGGCACAGCCGGCGCTGGAGGGGGATTAGAGCGGGTCATACCCCATGGTgcgacccccagccccacaccctgggccaCGGCCCTGCACTCTgacacccagccccacccatgacccacagcccctgcaccccccagccctgcccgtcccctcactcccgccccacagcccctgcatcccccagccctgccggtcccctcactcctaccccccagcccctgcatcccccagccctgcccgtcccctcaccccaccccacagcccctgcatcccccagccctgaccatccccttgctcccaccccacagcccctgcatcccccagccctgccggtcccctcactcccaccccacagcccctgcatcccgcagccctgccggtcccctcactcctaaccccacagcccctgcatcccccagccctgcctgtcccctcgcttccgccccacagcccctacatcccccagccctgccggtcccctcactcccaccccacagcccctgcatcccccagccctgccggtcccctcactcccaccccacagcccctgcatcccccagccctgccggtcccctcactcccaccccacagccctgccggtcccctcactcccgccccacagcccctgcacccccagtcctgtcggtcccctcactcccacccccccagcccctgcatcccccagccctgccggtcccctcactcctaaccccacagcccctgcatcccccagccctgccggtcccctcactcccgccccacagcccctgcaccccccagccctgcccgtcccctcgctcccacccccacagcccctgcacccccagccctgccggtcccctcgctcccgccccacagcccctgcaccccccagccctgccggtcctctcactcctaaccccacagcccctgcatcccccagccctgcctgtcccctcgctcccacccacagcccctgcatcccccagccctgccagtcccctcgctcccacccccacagcccctgcatcccccagccctgccggtcccctcgctcccgccccacagcccctgcaccccccagccctgccggtcctctcactcctaaccccacagcccctgcatcccccagccctgcctgtcccctcgctcccacccacagcccctgcatcccccagccctgccagtcccctcgctcccacccccacagcccctgcatcccccagccctgcctgtcccctcgctcccacccccacagcccctgcatcccccagcgctaccggtcccctcactcctaaccccacagcccctgcaccccccagccctgccggtcccctcactcccacccccacagcccctgcatcccccagccctgccggtcccctcactcctaaccccacagcccctgcatcccccagccctgccggtcccctcactcccaccccacagcccctgcatcccccagccctgccggtcccctcactcccaccccacagcccctgcatcccccagccctgccggtccccctcactcccacccacagcccctgcatcccccagccctgcctgtcccctcgctcccacccacagcccctgcat is a window of Carettochelys insculpta isolate YL-2023 chromosome 34, ASM3395843v1, whole genome shotgun sequence DNA encoding:
- the LOC142005653 gene encoding transmembrane protein 272-like isoform X2 → MAEDPTGVRAPLLPGIQEAPVHPALSVLAKILFCALPVASIVIGALYLGQCPCQPLLPHYLLVEGAVLLLLLVLSCLPCEEGAQLSLGALGCRGTVLLFLFAWFIAGNVWVYSIYPPDYGHPGQPRFCARPLYLFAFWLTTLVYVGLGVALAAALTILGCLLLVRAHLPWLHRGGVDP
- the LOC142005653 gene encoding transmembrane protein 272-like isoform X1 — its product is MAPSRCAGCAMAEDPTGVRAPLLPGIQEAPVHPALSVLAKILFCALPVASIVIGALYLGQCPCQPLLPHYLLVEGAVLLLLLVLSCLPCEEGAQLSLGALGCRGTVLLFLFAWFIAGNVWVYSIYPPDYGHPGQPRFCARPLYLFAFWLTTLVYVGLGVALAAALTILGCLLLVRAHLPWLHRGGVDP